The sequence ggagaaaagcAAACAACCCTGGTACTTGATTacgggtcgtccttgacttacaaccatttgtttaatgaacaTTTGAAGTCAGAACGGGACTGAGAAAAGACCATTTCccaaacttacaaccattgcagccagattcagactcttggcaactgacccgtatttatgacggtcgcagtgtcccggggtcacttggttccctttggcgaccttctgacaagccaagtccacgGGGGAGGATAACAAACCCCGTGAGTCACTTAAAAGCAGCAACGATCCGCTTAACGACCatgaaaaaagtcgtaaaatcagGCGTGGCTCACTGAACAACCGCCTTAATTGCAGAAATTCTGATTCCGgttgtggtcataattcgaggGCTACACTGTATTCTAACAGGTGTTTTTTTTGGTTGGAAAACTATATGGAGTTTCCAGGGTCAGGAGCAAATACAATTTCTGGATATTTGTTGTTTTCACATCTTGCTTTTAGTTGCTTCGCAATCTGACTtttcatttaccatatttttcggactataacacgcacctaaatttagaagaggaagggaaaaaagtttttggcctccaggtgccccatttttgggcccccctttttttttttggcctgtttttgaggcttttttcggcccgttttcaaggctttttttggaCTGTTTTCAAGGCATTTTTCAgtgcattttcaaggcttttttcggcccgtttttgaggcttttttttgttccgtttttgaagcttttttcggcccgtttttttctggaacaaaaAACAGGCAGTATTCGATCTATAaaacgcacagacattttcacccccttttgggagacaaaaaaagaaagacttatagtccgaaaaaatacggtagtggatttttttttaaaaaaaaacccacacctctCTGCACTGCAGATCAAAACACAACAGAAGTACATCTGGGGCAAGCGAGATGTCACTGAAGAAGGCTGTTCGCTGATAGATTTGACTGAGAAGGTAAGGCAGGTGTGAAAAAGTGGAAGAAGGGTAGAGTTCATTTACTATTGTATAGCCTCACCTGTTTcccgtcttccttccttccttcctttcctcaggGCTTAGCTTGGGTGAAATATGCTAGCGATGTCGTCGGGGTGATCTTGAAAGAGCTGAAGCAGCAATCTTGCCAGGGGTCCTTCCGACTGCTGGTGGCGGTGGACGGGATCAACTCCCTTTGGGGGAAGACAGCGTTGAAGCACAACAAGCAGAACGTAGGTTCCTTCGTTGACCTGGCTTGCACGTCACACTTAGTGACCTTCGGTTGAAGCGGGGCTTAGCGCATAACGGTGGCGCTTGACTTAAAGACCGTTTGTTTAGTAATTTGTTccgtaatggatggaaacgaataaagcagagaagcaacctggaatgaaggagaaacttcctagcagtgagaacaattaaccagtggaacggcttgccaccggaaattgtgggtgctccatcacttgggaggttttcaagaagagattggacaaccgtttgtttggaatggtctaggatctcctgcttgagcagggggttggactagaagacctccgaggtcccctcCGACACTGTATGTTCTAACCTTCCCAGTGTGGAGTCCTTAACGAGGGCGACGTAATGTTGTTTTCCCAATCTTGCTGAAAATGTAGACGTTTTCTCTTGCTCTCGTCCTCTTCAGGTCTCTGTGGAGGAGCTGACGCTGATACACAATCTCAGGAAGATGGTGGACAACGATTGGGTGAGGACAGCGCCGTCCTCCCAGGAagcttagaattagaatagaatagaatcaggaaagaataataatggatgggatgggatgggatgggatgggatgggatgggatgggatgggatggaatggaatggaatggaatggaatggaatggaatggaatggaatagaatagaatagaatagaatagaatagaatagaatagaatcaggaaaaaagaataatggatgggatgggatgggatgggatgggatgggatgggatggaatagaatagaattatggaagagaagagaattatgGAAGAGAAGAGGATTAAGGaagagaatagcatagcatagcatagaattctttattggccaagtttgatttagACATACAAGGAAATCGTTACTAGTGCATAAGCCCTCACTGTACCTAtaacaatagtgatagatcattcAAACTGATTCAGAGCTGAGCGAGATGCCACGGCTCCTAGGAGGCTCGCCATGGATAGAAGTTGCGGCTCTGACgtgttgttttttgtgtgtgttttcagaCGGGAGGGGCCATCGTGGCCACGTTCAGCCAGACGGGAGCCCCCTTCACGCCCCGACCGCTTTATTTGCCGCACGAGTTGCTGGGACGGGTGAGTTGGAGTTCAAACTCTCCTCATCCCCCTGATTAGCCTCTTCAGAAGGACCGTCTGGTCCTTGAATACTGTCTGACCTTCCCGGTTTTCTTGTAGATGCTTCATTAAcagactaagtaacatcatcagtgctaggagggagaggagtttgtggagaggaggaggagttaactaggtagcatcatcagtgctagacaggagtggggtttgtgaggaagagatggaagagggggactgtggggtccttggtgctctctgacatcgatttctcgcagacgtttcatgacccagctaggtgacATCATTAGTGCTGGAAGGGAGCTATAAATcctctttctagcactgatgatgttccctagttgggtcatgaaacattagcaagaaaacagccaagctcagagagcattaaggaccctcctcctcctcctcccccccccccccactaaacCCTTatccattctagcactgatgatgttccctagtttggtaatgaaaacgtctgcaagaaagcaaccaagagcTCAGATCTACGATATGCAAGCAGGGAGCAAATCACACTCgcaagccctgatgatgttacctagttgggtcgtgaaacgtccgcaaggaaacaaccaaggtcagacaGTAGCAAGGAATccacagctcaaccctgagctacgacTGTCCTATTCAAAAGGAGCCGGGCTGGAGGATGGTGGATTTCACCTTCAAGTTCATTGCCCTCCTTCTCTTGGACAAGCTAAAAGAATCTCCGCTATTTCAATGAGATTTCATTGTAGTCATCTTCAttcacacacaccctccccccgTTCTTTTCCCAAACTCCAGGAAGGTTTCGCCGCCTTGGATCCTTTTGTTCCCATCGAGGTTTGCAACTACACGGATGCGGAGTTTGAGAGCTGCTACCAATATTATCTGGAGCGCAAGTGGCTGCAGCATGAAAAAGGCAAGTTTAGCTGTTTTCGGAGCCAAGCAGTCAGTTtcctgcctgttttttttttttttaatttgcatttatatcctgcccttctccgaagactcagggaggcttacactgtgtcaagcaatagtcttcatccgtttgtatattatatacaaattcaactttattgcccccaacaatctgggtcctcattttacctaccttataaaggatggaaggctgagtcaaccttgggcctggtgggacttgaacctgcagtaattgcaagcagctgtgttaataacagactgtcttagcagtctgagccaccagagtggTAAAGTCAACAGATTTGTACACCTGTGTATCAAGGCCCCAGGCTAAaaagcaggagacagtgagttctagtcccgccttagacctGAAAGctgattggatgactttgggcccatcaccagtgaattctagtcctgcctcaggcatgaaagttgactgggtgactttgggccaatcaccaggagacggtgaattctagttccattttaggcatgaaagccggatgGGTGACTTTGCGCCCATCACAAACCCAACAGCCCACCTTACAGGGTGGGTTgtgggggaaaaataggaggaagcagTATTGGATACTTTCACCATCTTGAATTATAAAATACAGTAaaggcaggatttaaaaaaaaacaacgtaatgaataaaataaaatgaatggaacTTGCTCGTAAGATGattttgtgtttgtttattcTGGAGCCCATTCCTAAcccctttttcttttatatgtaTATGAAATTCTTTCTATGCTGAGATAGCCAACACCAAGGAAGGGAGACTGGAACTCCGTTTTCTCTCCGGACGCAACCCCGGACTGTTTGAACGACTCAGCGCTTTCTTGTAGCAAAGGATCTCTCCCACCGACCCACCGACATCCTGGCTTAAGAAATCCCCTTGTAATAAACGTTCTAAAAAGATTCCCCTTTTCGCCTGTGCTTCTTCGTACACTAACCTGGAAACTTTGTCTTAGAAAAGTCatgtgttttttttgtgtgtgtgtttgttttttttttacaaaaattcatCCAGTGAATTCAaacctcgacatacgaccacaaaaTGAGCCCCAAAATTCCAGGTGCTAAGTGACACGTTTTTTCGGTTTGCTCtgctttacgacttttcttgccatagttgttaagtgaatcatctcaAGTTGATAAatgagtaacctggttgttaagtgaatctccctcccccacccgacTCTGCttctcaggtcacaaaaggggatcccctgatccccccggggcactgcaaccgtcataaatatgaatcagttgccaagctgtTTCCTAGTTCCCTTGGATTTTGTTGGCAGTGAAAGAAATGAACTTTCTAAAagcaggaggctaaaacacacgatgaacggttgcagaaaccgggcctggctagtctagtgaagggaagggaaggaccaggggagacatgagagcagccttccaatatttgaggggctgccacagagaggaggaagggggtcaacctatttcccaaagcccctgtaggccagacaaggaacaatggatggaaactgaacaaggagagattcaaataaggaggaatttcctgacagtgagagcaatcaaccaagagaacagaagttgccttcggaagttgtggaagcttcgtcactggaagctttcaagagacAGGACTGTCATCTTGTcacaaatggtgtagggtctcctgcatgggcaggcgggggtgggggtggggttggactagatgacctacaaggtcccttttctgttaatctgtaaactaGATATTAAGTCCCGACCAATGGTCTTCCTGGgtttaaaaaacaaccaccctcAATTCCACTTTTATTACATAAGAAGGTATGAGGATGGTGGCTCTCTCGGGCTTTGGACTAATTAATTTCAAGTCCAGCTGCTCACGatatggactagaatagaatagaatagaattttttattggccaagtctttaaaattatatttaatattaatattgtatttAATATTGGAGAGTTCAGTTTTCCTTCTTGGCGTTTCTTAATATTTAGTTTAAAGAGcctgaagggaccttgtaggtcatctagtccaacccgcccaagcaggagaccctacactattcttTTAAGAGTGCAGGCTTGCTGATAGGTCACTGAACATAAATGTATTCCGGGGTGGATTTTTGAGTAGGTAACGGTATAAAACTTTCCATTATTCAATTTACAACACGCTGCATGAAAATAAAATCAACTCAAATCTGTTAAGAGCCAATTCGTGGCGTTAGTTCCTGGAGGCTACCATAGAGATGCTAAGAGGCAGAGCGGCTCTGCATTGACAAGGACGAAAGCGATCAG comes from Ahaetulla prasina isolate Xishuangbanna chromosome 17, ASM2864084v1, whole genome shotgun sequence and encodes:
- the DAP3 gene encoding small ribosomal subunit protein mS29 isoform X2; its protein translation is MLRTLRKLIPWGYQLEQDGFLYCRTWQRTMATQNAQLQPEILRAAFVTSENDPAKHSGDHVGQYYTISPEEVKETLPHGLPARFKLQMKTFNEACVMVRQPAVELISYLKHTNLSHPAVRYLLYGEKSTGKTMVLCHAVHYCARQNWVIVHIPDAHLWVKNCKELLPSSYNSERLDQPVEAANWLKNFRITNGEVLSQIKTQQKYIWGKRDVTEEGCSLIDLTEKGLAWVKYASDVVGVILKELKQQSCQGSFRLLVAVDGINSLWGKTALKHNKQNVSVEELTLIHNLRKMVDNDWTGGAIVATFSQTGAPFTPRPLYLPHELLGREGFAALDPFVPIEVCNYTDAEFESCYQYYLERKWLQHEKANTKEGRLELRFLSGRNPGLFERLSAFL